One Luteolibacter rhizosphaerae DNA segment encodes these proteins:
- a CDS encoding carbohydrate-binding family 9-like protein: protein MRVLLALPLIAAATAEPLSYECKLSKESPVVDGNLSDEAWKAAAWTGDFIDIRGKDHPAPRFRTRAKMLWTTEGLHVCAEMAEPHVWGTLTEKNAIIFHDNDFEIFLDPDGDTLNYYEFEINALGTIWELTLDKPYAKGGTAVHGTNLPSLKSAVKIQGTLNDPGDTDTGWTVEVFLPWKDLAKHQGNVTSPPKAGDTWRINFSRVEWKHKIKDGKYVRVPEHGVKIPEGEHPEDNWVWSPQGEIAMHIPEMWGRLQFVE, encoded by the coding sequence ATGCGCGTTCTTCTCGCCCTGCCCTTGATCGCGGCCGCCACCGCCGAGCCGCTGAGCTATGAGTGCAAGCTCTCGAAGGAATCGCCAGTGGTGGATGGCAATCTCTCCGACGAAGCATGGAAGGCCGCCGCTTGGACCGGTGACTTTATCGACATCCGCGGCAAGGATCATCCCGCGCCGCGTTTCCGCACTCGGGCCAAGATGCTGTGGACGACGGAGGGCCTCCACGTCTGCGCGGAGATGGCGGAGCCCCATGTGTGGGGCACGCTCACGGAGAAGAACGCGATCATCTTCCACGACAACGATTTCGAGATCTTTCTGGATCCGGACGGCGACACGCTCAACTACTACGAGTTCGAGATCAACGCGCTGGGCACCATCTGGGAGCTGACGCTGGACAAGCCCTACGCGAAGGGCGGCACGGCCGTGCACGGCACCAACCTCCCAAGCTTGAAGAGCGCGGTAAAGATCCAAGGCACGCTCAACGATCCCGGCGACACGGACACGGGCTGGACGGTGGAGGTCTTCCTACCGTGGAAGGACCTCGCGAAGCACCAGGGGAACGTGACCTCGCCACCAAAGGCCGGAGATACCTGGCGGATCAACTTCTCCCGCGTGGAGTGGAAGCATAAGATCAAGGACGGCAAGTATGTCCGCGTGCCGGAGCACGGCGTGAAGATCCCCGAGGGCGAGCATCCGGAGGACAATTGGGTTTGGAGCCCGCAAGGCGAGATCGCGATGCACATCCCCGAGATGTGGGGGAGGCT
- a CDS encoding endonuclease/exonuclease/phosphatase family protein → MMKKSLATLAAAVLASGLVQAEPLRVLCYNLRYITSGDKGERAWTERRDQAAELIKNDAADIVGIQEGLPPMMNDLADRLPGYAVIGVGREDGIDQGEYAAILVKADRFRVQESGTFWLSDTPTICNSCTWGNTVTRICTWAKLYDRETKKTFHFFNTHLDHASELARQKGTELILSRIAARQPAGPVLLTGDFNATDEDPLHATIKAAGLSDVWKTLNPTIPLEESGTFHEFTGVTDRSRIDFIYATPDLKGLESMIVRSSKDGHYPSDHFPVRATFQW, encoded by the coding sequence ATGATGAAGAAGTCCTTGGCTACCCTTGCGGCGGCGGTATTGGCGAGCGGCCTGGTCCAAGCGGAACCTCTGCGGGTGCTCTGCTACAATCTGCGCTACATCACCTCTGGCGATAAGGGCGAGCGTGCGTGGACAGAGCGGCGCGATCAGGCCGCCGAGTTGATCAAGAACGACGCCGCGGACATCGTCGGCATCCAGGAAGGCCTCCCGCCCATGATGAATGACCTGGCCGATCGCTTGCCCGGCTATGCCGTGATCGGCGTCGGCCGTGAGGACGGCATCGACCAAGGCGAGTACGCCGCGATCCTCGTGAAGGCGGACCGCTTCCGTGTGCAGGAGTCCGGTACTTTCTGGCTCTCGGATACGCCCACGATCTGCAACTCCTGCACCTGGGGCAATACGGTGACCCGCATCTGCACTTGGGCGAAACTCTACGACCGCGAGACCAAGAAGACCTTCCACTTCTTCAATACCCATCTCGATCACGCCTCCGAGCTCGCGCGTCAAAAGGGCACCGAACTAATCCTCTCGCGCATCGCCGCACGGCAACCCGCCGGCCCCGTCCTTCTCACCGGCGACTTCAATGCCACCGATGAGGATCCTCTTCACGCCACGATCAAGGCCGCTGGTCTGAGCGATGTTTGGAAGACCCTCAATCCCACGATTCCTTTGGAGGAGTCGGGAACTTTCCACGAGTTCACCGGCGTGACCGACCGCTCGCGCATCGACTTCATCTACGCCACCCCGGACCTGAAAGGACTGGAATCAATGATCGTGAGGAGTTCCAAGGATGGCCACTATCCCTCCGATCACTTCCCCGTCCGCGCCACTTTCCAGTGGTAA